A single Xenopus laevis strain J_2021 chromosome 3S, Xenopus_laevis_v10.1, whole genome shotgun sequence DNA region contains:
- the tmod3.S gene encoding tropomodulin 3 S homeolog isoform X1 — translation MRSVAAGGSLSTLVTSPGGCGHFPWGREQREEQSIAKYLKKPTGICRTMSLQIHQDKYRDLDEDELLGNLSEADLKQLETVLEDLDPDNALLPAGFRQKDQTVKIPTGAFDRDSLLEFLEKDALSKKDREDYVPFTGEKKGKIFVQKQKPLDFRKEENISLDPELEEALTSATDTELCDLAAILGMPTLLPSSGTSNGYDSQGFPNVVKAEPVRPIFDEPPNPTNVEETLKRIRDNDARLTEVNLNNIKNIPIPTLKDYAKALEKNTHVKKFSIAATRSNDPVAVAYADMLKVNRTLRSFNIESNFVTGAGILALIEALKENEALQEIKIDNQRQQLGTGVEMEIARLLEETSTILKFGYHFTQQGPRTRAATAITKNNDLVRKRRVEGDRE, via the exons atgcgcagtgttGCTGCCGGAGGAAGCTTGAGTACTTTGGTTACATCGCCTGGCGGGTGCGGGCACTTCCCTTGGGGTAGAGAGCAGCGAG AAGAACAAAGCATAGCTAAATATCTGAAGAAGCCCACTGGAATCTGCAGAACCATGAGCCTTCAAATTCATCAAGACAAGTACAGGGACCTTGATGAAGATGAGCTGCTTGGAAACCTGTCTGAAGCTGATTTAAAACAACTAGAAACTGTCCTAGAAGATTTGGATCCTGAT AATGCGCTGCTGCCAGCAGGATTCCGACAGAAAGACCAGACCGTTAAGATTCCCACAGGAGCGTTTGACAGAGATAGCCTGCTGGAATTCTTGGAGAAGGATGCACTCTCTAAGAAAGACAGGGAGGACTATGTGCCATTTACCGGAGAGAAAAAAG GGAAAATATTTGTTCAAAAACAAAAGCCCTTGGACTTCCGTAAAGAAGAGAACATTTCTCTTGATCCAGAACTGGAAGAGGCATTGACTAGTGCTACTGATACAGAGCTGTGTGACCTTGCAG CTATCCTTGGAATGCCCACCCTATTGCCAAGCAGTGGTACCAGCAACGGTTATGATAGTCAAGGATTCCCCA aTGTGGTCAAAGCAGAACCTGTTAGGCCCATTTTTGATGAGCCTCCAAATCCCACCAATGTGGAAGAGACCTTGAAAAGAATAAGAGACAACGACGCACGTTTGACTGaagttaatttaaacaatatTAAG AATATCCCTATTCCAACACTGAAAGATTATGCAAAGGCATTAGAGAAAAACACCCATGTGAAAAAATTCAGCATTGCAGCAACAAGAAGCAACGATCCTGTAGCTGTG gcatATGCCGACATGCTGAAAGTAAACAGAACTCTGAGAAGTTTTAACATTGAATCTAATTTTGTCACTGGAGCTGGAATTTTAGCCTTGATAGAAGCACTGAAAGAAAATGAAGCCTTGCAAGAGATCAAAATTGATAATCAG AGACAACAGCTAGGAACAGGAGTGGAAATGGAGATAGCACGTCTGCTTGAGGAAACCTCAACAATTCTGAAGTTTGGCTACCACTTTACACAGCAGGGACCACGGACAAGGGCAGCAACTGCAATAACAAAGAATAATGATCTTG
- the tmod3.S gene encoding tropomodulin 3 S homeolog, whose translation MSLQIHQDKYRDLDEDELLGNLSEADLKQLETVLEDLDPDNALLPAGFRQKDQTVKIPTGAFDRDSLLEFLEKDALSKKDREDYVPFTGEKKGKIFVQKQKPLDFRKEENISLDPELEEALTSATDTELCDLAAILGMPTLLPSSGTSNGYDSQGFPNVVKAEPVRPIFDEPPNPTNVEETLKRIRDNDARLTEVNLNNIKNIPIPTLKDYAKALEKNTHVKKFSIAATRSNDPVAVAYADMLKVNRTLRSFNIESNFVTGAGILALIEALKENEALQEIKIDNQRQQLGTGVEMEIARLLEETSTILKFGYHFTQQGPRTRAATAITKNNDLVRKRRVEGDRE comes from the exons ATGAGCCTTCAAATTCATCAAGACAAGTACAGGGACCTTGATGAAGATGAGCTGCTTGGAAACCTGTCTGAAGCTGATTTAAAACAACTAGAAACTGTCCTAGAAGATTTGGATCCTGAT AATGCGCTGCTGCCAGCAGGATTCCGACAGAAAGACCAGACCGTTAAGATTCCCACAGGAGCGTTTGACAGAGATAGCCTGCTGGAATTCTTGGAGAAGGATGCACTCTCTAAGAAAGACAGGGAGGACTATGTGCCATTTACCGGAGAGAAAAAAG GGAAAATATTTGTTCAAAAACAAAAGCCCTTGGACTTCCGTAAAGAAGAGAACATTTCTCTTGATCCAGAACTGGAAGAGGCATTGACTAGTGCTACTGATACAGAGCTGTGTGACCTTGCAG CTATCCTTGGAATGCCCACCCTATTGCCAAGCAGTGGTACCAGCAACGGTTATGATAGTCAAGGATTCCCCA aTGTGGTCAAAGCAGAACCTGTTAGGCCCATTTTTGATGAGCCTCCAAATCCCACCAATGTGGAAGAGACCTTGAAAAGAATAAGAGACAACGACGCACGTTTGACTGaagttaatttaaacaatatTAAG AATATCCCTATTCCAACACTGAAAGATTATGCAAAGGCATTAGAGAAAAACACCCATGTGAAAAAATTCAGCATTGCAGCAACAAGAAGCAACGATCCTGTAGCTGTG gcatATGCCGACATGCTGAAAGTAAACAGAACTCTGAGAAGTTTTAACATTGAATCTAATTTTGTCACTGGAGCTGGAATTTTAGCCTTGATAGAAGCACTGAAAGAAAATGAAGCCTTGCAAGAGATCAAAATTGATAATCAG AGACAACAGCTAGGAACAGGAGTGGAAATGGAGATAGCACGTCTGCTTGAGGAAACCTCAACAATTCTGAAGTTTGGCTACCACTTTACACAGCAGGGACCACGGACAAGGGCAGCAACTGCAATAACAAAGAATAATGATCTTG